In the genome of Cryptococcus deuterogattii R265 chromosome 6, complete sequence, one region contains:
- a CDS encoding mitochondrial processing peptidase gives MIRIPAARRFASKATTSSSLLVPSRRATTAATSSAHTLNPAGTVTTLPNKLRVATEPIPGHFHAVGVYIDAGSRYESQRTSGVSHLLDRLAFKSTDKHTDAQMTTLIDSLGSQVTCASSRETIMYQSTVFPQSLPLALELISSTIRHPLLLPEELVAQKEAAAYEIREIWAKPELILPEILHTVAFKDNTLGMPLLCPESQLGALGEEEVRGFMRDWYRPERMVVAGVGMPHEELVMLAEKFFGDMPASTTTAGSIHPSVTQAQQPLGSKSFATASALPVSQDYTNLAHARARYTGGELYMEKPEEEFVHIHIGFEGLGIHDPDIYALATLQTLLGGGGSFSAGGPGKGMYTRLYTKVLNQYHAVDFCSAFHHCYADSGLFGISASVYPQFASRIVDVMAGQLHALTGPMFGGVEEKEVERAKNMLKSTLVMALESRLTAVEDLGRQVQIHGHKVPVEDMCAKIDALTMADLHRVANRILRPGNSSEGRLNYGLGSGKATVVAQGPGLGALGDVRRILKDRWMLGV, from the exons ATGATTAGGATACCCGCAGCCCGCCGCTTTGCTTCAAAAGCGACCACTAGCTCGAGCCTGCTAGTGCCTTCCCGACGGGCCACTACAGCTGCTACTTCATCCGCTCAC ACATTGAACCCTGCTGGAACGGTCACGACGCTCCCTAACAAACTTCGTGTCGCTACAGAGCCTATTCCTGGACATTTCCACGCGGTGGGAGTCTACATCGATGCCGGTAGTCGATATGAAAGCCAGAGGACTAGCGGCGTATCCCATCTTTTGGACAGACTAGCTTTCAAG AGTACAGATAAGCATACCGACGCCCAGATGACCACCCTCATCGACTCTTTGGGTTCCCAAGTTACTTGTGCTTCCTCCCGTGAGACCATTATGTACCAATCCACCGTCTTCccccaatctcttcctctcgcACTCGAActcatttcttccaccatccGGCACcccttgcttcttccagaAGAGCTTGTAGCGCAAAAGGAGGCTGCTGCGTATGAGATTCGGGAAATCTGGGCGAAGCCGGAATTGATCTTGCCGGAAATATTGCATACGGTCGCTTTCAAGGACAACACCCTTGGTATGCCCCTGCTCTGTCCTGAAAGTCAGTTGGGTGCgcttggagaggaggaagttAGAGGATTTATGAGGGATTGGTACCGACcagagaggatggtggtTGCTGGTGTTGGCATGCCGCACGAAGAACTTGTCATGCTTGCCGAAAAGTTCTTTGGAGACATGCCCGCTTCTACCACCACCGCTGGATCTATCCACCCTTCTGTTACTCAAGCACAGCAGCCTTTGGGCAGTAAATCATTTGCAACCGCTTCTGCTTTGCCCGTCTCTCAAGATTACACCAATCTCGCGCACGCTAGGGCCCGGTATACTGGTGGCGAGCTTTACATGGAAAaaccagaagaagaattcgTCCATATTCACATCGGCTTTGAAGGACTGGGAATCCATGATCCTGATATC TATGCTCTCGCGACccttcaaactcttctcgGCGGAGGCGGCTCCTTCTCTGCCGGAGGGCCAGGTAAAGGCATGTACACACGCCTTTATACCAAAGTCCTGAACCAATACCACGCCGTTGACTTTTGTTCCGCCTTCCACCACTGTTACGCTGATTCCGGCCTGTTCGGCATCTCAGCCTCTGTGTATCCTCAATTTGCGTCCAGGATAGTTGATGTCATGGCGGGCCAGCTGCATGCGTTGACGGGACCCATGTTTGgtggagtggaggagaaagaggtggagagggcAAAGAACATGTTGAAGAGCACTTTGGTCATGGCGTTGGAGAGCCGATTGACTGCTGTTGAGG ATCTCGGCCGTCAAGTACAGATCCACGGCCACAAGGTCCCTGTCGAAGACATGTGCGCCAAGATTGACGCGCTCACCATGGCTGACCTCCACCGCGTGGCGAACCGTATCTTGAGACCTGGCAACTCGTCAGAAGGGAGGTTGAATTACGGATTAGGATCGGGCAAGGCGACGGTAGTGGCACAGGGGCCTGGCTTGGGCGCGTTGGGCGATGTGAGGCGGATACTGAAGGATAGATGGATGTTGGGTGTGTGA
- a CDS encoding DNA mismatch repair protein MLH1 yields MPPTQHAMSEDSMDIDLQPEVEEIEPEGPKPIRKLTKDVINQIAAAEIIHRPSNAIKELLENSLDAGSTSIKISVKDGGLKLLQITDNGHGINKDDLPLLCERYATSKLQKFEDLQSLGTYGFRGEALASISYCSHVEVVTKTKNEGCGWKAHYQDGSLIPVKPGGTSDPKPAAANDGTVITAADLFYNMPLRKRAFKSTSEEYNRIIDVVTKYAIHNPHVAWVCKKAGTALPDVVTQVGSNTKANIAALYTSALANELLEIPDTELQPARLGAKLTGWVSNANSSWSKKGGWLLFINNRLVDSNKMKKAIEGHYTSYLPKGASPWVYLSLQIDPAKIDVNVHPTKSEVRFLNEDEIVDAVIQAVQTALEGANLSRSFTVQTLLPGAPTPLGKRESSNSVIASASFSTRKAAPNYKVRMDPSNRTLDSMFTVIDPSQLSGFVEDEESQEQERPSKRRNVDQESQGDEPVMLDDDEEDNEGQAEEGERERVFVDEEESAKGKAKEIEESLCHFTSIQSLRRAVKRDGSAELNEIFRRHAFVGVVDRYQCLSLIQHSTKLFLVNHGALGDEHFYQLGLRQFGAFNRIRLDPAPQLKELLTLAAQDEVGLLEAGLEVESVVDYIASLLRDRREMLDEYFSLLITEDGQVENLPMLLKGYTPNLDRLPHFLLCLGTQVDWDNEKGCFQTFLRELAFFYSPRPFEDQPPPRTKDENMNEDEVEGIEPTPEEIQHQLWQLEHVLFPSFRRYAVWPKSCMAHVNQLADLPDLFRIFERC; encoded by the exons ATGCCTCCCACGCAGCATGCCATGTCTGAGGATTCTATGGACATCGATCTGCAGCCAGAAGTAGAGGAAATTGAACCAGAGGGCCCGAAACCAATTCGTAAGCTTACAAAAGATGTTATCAACCAGATCGCTGCTGCCGAG ATTATTCATCGACCATCGAATGCTATCAAGGAACTCCTCGAAAACTCGCTGGATGCAGGCTCGACATCCATCAAGATATCAGTCAAGGATGGGGGTCTAAAGCTCTTGCAAATCACCGATAACGGTCATGGCATCAACAAAGATGACCTTCCGCTTCTATGCGAGCGCTACGCGACTTCAAAGCTGCAAAAGTTTGAAGATCTCCAGTCACTAGGGACCTATGGCTTTAGAGGCGAAGCTCTCGCAAGTATAAGCTACTGCAGTCACGTTGAGGTCGTTACCAAGACCAAAAATGAGGGGTGCGGCTGGAA AGCACACTATCAAGACGGCAGCTTGATACCTGTAAAGCCTGGAGGCACTTCAGACCCGAAGCCAGCGGCTGCCAATGACGGAACAGTCATCACC GCTGCAGACCTGTTCTACAATATGCCACTTCGTAAGCGTGCTTTCAAGTCAACTTCAGAAGAATATAACCGTATCATCGATGTGGTCACCAAATATGCCATTCATAATCCCCACGTTGCGTGGGTATGCAAAAAGGCCGGCACTGCTTTGCCTGATGTTGTCACCCAGGTCGGTTCGAACACTAAGGCGAATATCGCGGCGCTCTATACATCTGCGCTAGCCAATGAGTTGCTCGAAATTCCAGATACTGAACTACAGCCTGCTAGGCTAGGTGCAAAGCTAACAGGCTGGGTGAGTAATGCGAATAGTAGCTGGTCGAAGAAGGGGGGATGGTTACTTTTCATCAATA ATAGATTGGTCGATTCAAATAAAATGAAAAAAGCTATAGAGGGCCACTACACCTCATACCTTCCAAAAGGTGCTTCGCCTTGGGTATATCTCAG TCTGCAAATTGACCCTGCCAAAATCGACGTAAACGTGCATCCCACAAAGTCAGAAGTCCGTTTTCTTAATGAAGACGAAATTGTCGACGCTGTCATACAAGCCGTTCAAACCGCTCTGGAGGGTGCCAATCTCTCGCGTTCTTTCACTGTCCAA ACTCTCCTTCCCGGTGCCCCCACACCTTTAGGAAAACGTGAAAGTTCAAACTCCGTTATAGCATCTGCATCATTCTCTACCCGCAAAGCGGCTCCGAACTACAAAGTCCGCATGGACCCTTCCAACCGCACTCTCGACTCCATGTTCACTGTCATTGACCCTTCCCAGCTCTCCGGTTTTgtcgaagatgaggaatcGCAGGAACAGGAGCGACCTTccaaaagaaggaatgtTGACCAAGAATCTCAAGGTGATGAGCCCGTAATGctggacgatgatgaggaagacaacGAGGGCCAGGccgaagaaggggaaagagagagagttttcgtggatgaagaggaaagtgCGAAAGGGAAAGCGAAGGAGATCGAGGAGAGTTTATGTCATTTTACAAGTATCCAATCTTTGAGAAGGGCAGTCAAGAGGGATGGGAGTGCTG AACTTAACGAAATTTTTCGACGTCATGCTTTCGTCGGAGTTGTCGATCGATATCAATGTCTTTCGCTTATCCAGCATAGCACGAAGCTATTCCTGGTCAACCATGGCGCGTTGGG CGATGAACATTTTTACCAACTTGGTCTTCGGCAGTTCGGCGCATTTAACCGTATACGCCTTGATCCTGCGCCACAACTGAAGGAGCTCTTGACATTAGCAGCACAGGACGAAGTTGGGCTGCTTGAAGCAGGattggaagtggaaagtGTTGTGGAT TATATTGCAAGTCTGTTAAGAGACCGCCGGGAAATGCTAGACGAAtatttctctcttctcattACTGAAGACGGGCAAGTGGAAAACCTCCCCATGTTATTGAAAGGATATACTCCGAATCTTGATCGGCTGCCTCATTTCTTACTATGCCTTGGAACACAG GTCGATTGGGATAACGAAAAAGGATGTTTTCAAACTTTTCTTCGCGAACTCGCATTCTTCTATTCCCCTCGGCCCTTTGAAGaccaacctcctccacgCACTAAAGATGAAAACATGAACGAAGACGAGGTAGAAGGTATAGAGCCCACCCCGGAAGAGATTCAGCATCAGCTCTGGCAGCTCGAGCATGTCTTGTTCCCCAGCTTCAGACGGTACGCAGTCTGGCCAAAGAGCTGTATGGCCCATGTCAATCAACTGGCCGATTTGCCAGACTTGTTTAGAATCTTTGAAAGATGTTAA
- a CDS encoding leukotriene A-4 hydrolase/aminopeptidase, with protein MSFHPKFIPPSAHIDRDPATLSNYLAIVTKHIGLDWTIDWDKQVFGGSATLKLEAREDGVKEVVLDSSYLDVSKVEVDGEVAEYKLGKTIEVMGEGLTIILPKPVSKGSSVSMKVTYSTTSQCTAVGWLTPQQTKSGKHPYLYSQCQAIHARSMLPCQDTPAVKATYSAKVRSGRGLEVLMSALRKDTVDLGDGVTEFVYEQPVGIPSYLIAVGAGELTYKPFDKLSGRNWDTGCWTEPGNMDAAYWEFHKDTANFVATAEDLASEYKFGVYDVLFLPESFPYGGMENACLTFATPTIIAGDRSQVDVVAHEISHSWFGNGIGCASWRHFWLNEGWTTYLERLIIRATHGEQARQLSFTVGRRGLVDDLARLEPRFQRLVAEYKDHEDPDEGYSQVPYEKGANFLYYLEQTVGGLEVFLPYMKDYVKTFEGYAITTEQWRAHLFHYFGSLKNGEEVVRKLGKVDWDEWLHGDGSDLCVDIKYDDTLSKACYDLAEKWNRARESEDFSHFSPKDIENFSSTQKVIMLDRLETYSAFSPKAVSALDKAYSLSSTGNAEIALRFFEIALKSSADYAQKAAEWVISKGRMKFCRPVFRLLNEQAPELAKKTFMEHAGFYHPIARKMIAKDLGLKVE; from the exons ATGTCTTTCCACCCCAAGTTCATCCCGCCATCAGCCCATATCGACAGGGACCCGGCGACATTGTCTAACTACCTCGCCATCGTTACAAAGCACATTGGCCTCGACTGGACTATCGATTGGGACAAGCAGGTCTTTGGCGGATCTGCGACGCTCAAGCTTGAGGCGAGGGAGGATGGTgtgaaggaggtggtgtTGGATAGTAGCTATTTGGATGTCAGCAAAGTTGAGGTGGACGGAGAGGTTGCT GAGTACAAGCTCGGCAAGACGATTGAGGTCATGGGGGAAGGGTTGACTATTATCCTCCCTAAACCTGTCTCCAAAGGATCT TCAGTTTCCATGAAAGTCACTTACTCGACCACTTCCCAATGTACCGCCGTTGGATGGCTCACTCCTCAACAAACCAAGTCCGGCAAACATCCTTACCTCTACTCCCAATGCCAGGCTATCCATGCGAGAAGTATGCTTCCTTGCCAGGATACACCTGCTGTCAAAGCCACGTATAGCGCCAAGGTCCGTTCTGGTAGAGGTCTGGAAGTATTGATGAGTGCATTGAGGAAGGATACTGTTGACCTTGGGGATGGCGTTACCGAGTTTGTTTATGAACAG CCCGTTGGTATCCCGAGTTACCTCATCGCCGTCGGCGCAGGCGAGCTCACTTACAAACCATTCGACAAGCTCTCTGGCCGAAACTGGGATACTGGCTGCTGGACCGAACCCGGAAACATGGACGCTGCCTACTGGGAATTCCACAAGGACACCGCCAACTTTGTCGCTACCGCCGAAGACCTCGCATCCGAGTACAAGTTTGGCGTTTACgacgtcctcttcctccccgaATCCTTCCCTTACGGCGGAATGGAAAACGCTTGTCTCACTTTTGCCACACCTACCATTATTGCGGGTGACCGATCCCAGGTGGATGTTGTCGCTCATGAAATTAGTCACTCATGGTTCGGTAACGGGATCGGGTGTGCATCATGGCGACATTTCTGGTTGAATGAAGGGTGGACGACTTACCTCGAGCGATTGATCATTCGCGCTACCCACGGCGAGCAGGCTCGTCAATTGTCTTTTACTGTCGGTCGACGGGGGTTGGTCGATGACCTTGCTCGATTGGAGCCTCGGTTCCAGCGATTGGTCGCAGAGTACAAGGATCACGAGGATCCTGATGAGGGATACAGTCAGGTACCGTATGAAAAGGGCGCAAACTTTTTGTATTACCTCGAACAGACTGTGGGAGGTCTTGAAGTTTTCTTGCCATACATGAAAGATTACGTCAAGACCTTTGAGGGGTATGCGATCACCACTGAGCAGTGGAGGGCGCACTTGTTCCATTACTTTGGTAGTTTGAAGaacggagaagaggtggtgcgAAAGTTGGGCAAGGTCGATTGGGACGAG TGGCTTCACGGTGACGGCAGCGACCTTTGTGTTGATATCAAGTACGACGACACTCTGTCCAAAGCT TGCTACGACCTTGCTGAGAAGTGGAACCGTGCTAGGGAGAGCGAAGACTTCTCCCATTTCTCACCCAAGGACATTGAGAATTTCTCCTCTACGCAGAAAG TGATCATGCTCGACCGGCTCGAGACCTATtccgccttctctcccaaaGCGGTCTCCGCCCTGGATAAGGCctactctctctcttccaccgGTAACGCCGAAATCGCCCTCCGTTTCTTTGAGATTGCCCTCAAATCTTCTGCTGATTATGCCCAAAAAGCGGCCGAATGGGTGATTTCcaagggaaggatgaagttCTGCCGACCGGTTTTCAGGTTGCTGAATGAGCAGGCGCCAGagttggcgaagaagacgttTATGGAGCATGCTGGGTTCTATCACCCTATtgcgaggaagatgattgcAAAAGATTTGGGCCTCAAGGTGGAGTGA
- a CDS encoding elongator complex protein 5, translating into MPKDTASSLLAHILDNTQIPHQPLLILRDEPTFPATPIFNYLLTAAVSRNEPVTLVTVLNAPEEYLDPSLLPRDGINIIDLSGDVPGYTSNLSFQEIKQLILSSYKGGQIFIDALHVLGEDYSFAGVISLVRSLLASIKTHKAPSRLILPLPPSLLHHFTSPTLSPTLSLLSPLPLPLLTHLSKLYLSPISSNPSANYWMVMENAMKRGVGRELAYKGEEGLEVGARDWEEGVGVSVSVRKATGGIKGISRSLEAVVLTPPSQPSSSPTHLQLTLPPLSSLINLTPFSLPPPSAIPLDASAHGYPSQAATHADLDLPFNLSLTDSQRQARAQVPLPYAHEGEGASGDLVWEDEEESDDEEI; encoded by the exons ATGCCAAAAGACACAGCATCGTCCCTTCTCGCGCATATCCTCGATAACACTCAGATCCCGCATCAGCCCCTGCTCATCCTTCGGGACGAACCCACTTTTCCTGCCACACCGATATTCAACTATCTCCTTACAGCCGCTGTTTCTAG AAACGAGCCAGTCACTCTTGTGACCGTCCTTAATGCGCCGGAAGAATACCTTGATCCGAGTTTACTACCCAGGGATGGAATAAACATCATAGACCTTTCGGGTGATGTTCCCGGGTATACTTCAaacctttcttttcaagaAATCAAACAACTGATACTCTCATCCT ATAAAGGCGGACAAATATTTATTGATGCGTTGCATGTCCTGGGTGAAGATTATTCGTTCGCTGGGGTGATAAGCCTAGTACGAAGCTTGCTGGCATCTATAAAAACCCACAAAG CCCCCTCTCgactcatcctccctcttccaccctccctcctccaccacttcaCCTCGCCAACTCTCTCACCaaccctctccctcctctctcctctccctctcccactcctcaCCCATTTATCCAAACTCTACCTCTcccccatctcttccaacccTTCGGCGAATTActggatggtgatggagaaTGCCATGAAAAGAGGAGTCGGGAGGGAGCTGGCTTataaaggtgaagaggggtTGGAAGTGGGAGCAagggattgggaagagggcgtGGGTGTGAGTGTGTCGGTAAGGAAAGCGACCGGCGGGATAAAAGGGATATCTCGATCCCTTGAAGCGGTAGTTCTGACCCCACCATCCCAaccctcatcttctccgaCCCACTTACAACTCACCCTCCCACCCCTCTCGTCTCTCATTAACCTCACCCCATTCTCCCTCccacctccatctgcaATCCCGCTTGACGCCTCAGCCCATGGTTACCCTTCTCAAGCGGCCACCCACGCCGATCTCGACTTACCCTTCAACCTCTCTCTCACAGATTCTCAGCGCCAGGCTCGTGCACAGGTACCGCTACCATACGCGCACGAAGGGGAGGGCGCGAGCGGGGATTTGGtatgggaagatgaggaagagagcgatgatgaggagataTAG
- a CDS encoding hydrolase: protein MPHKVILDTDPGVDDVLAILLALSSPEIDLALISIVFGNTHAPVAHSNLLKIYHLLAQEVAQTAGAEARYGRLKGQVKTMLAMGEDGPIGGEKAVAAYFHGPDGLSNISETHPHFTPPEIQPGDMHAHLDTSPKPSYEVILDILKAEPDDSVTIVALGPLTNIAHSLRADPETFAKVSRVVWMGGAIDHPGNTSPVAEFNCFADPYAAASVVAAAKEGKIELIMAPLDITTPHSIPFSDLIHPSVVAIPEPSTGVVRKTSETPTPLEAFISAMLVRVRSLQANFGLPDAMEMHDPVAVWYALAHAGVPRGAGPVEGWALNGREFTIERTGEYTRGMCVVDRRGTGEVGVDRSKDESILSHGLEKMEKGNNALPEKKNGVVKPRGLPLIITRTPGTEALRSTLLGRVFGKRE from the exons ATGCCGCATAAAGTCATCCTCGACACAGATCCAGGCGTAGACGACGTTCTCGCCATCCTGCTTGCACTGTCGTCCCCCGAAATCGATCTTGCCCTTATCTCCATCGTCTTTGGCAATACCCACGCGCCCGTCGCGCATAGTAACTTGCTAAAGATATATCATCTCCTTGCACAAGAGGTGGCGCAGACTGCGGGGGCAGAGGCCAGGTATGGGAGGTTGAAGGGGCAGGTGAAGACGATGTTGGCGAtgggggaagatgggccTATTGGAGGGGAGAAGGCGGTGGCTGCGTACTTT CATGGCCCAGATGGACTGTCAAACATTAGCGAGACGCACCCTCATTTCACGCCTCCCGAGATCCAGCCAGGGGACATGCATGCGCATCTCGACACATCGCCCAAACCTTCTTACGAGGTGATACTTGATATTCTCAAAGCGGAGCCTGACGACAGCGTGACGATTGTAGCTCTCGGTCCAt TGACAAACATTGCACACTCACTCCGTGCTGATCCAGAGACATTTGCCAAAGTCTCCCGTGTCGTATGGATGGGCGGCGCGATCGACCACCCGGGTAACACTTCCCCAGTCGCCGAATTCAACTGTTTCGCCGACCCTTATGCTGCCGCATCTGTCGTCGCTGCCGCCAAGGAGGGCAAGATTGAGCTCATCATGGCTCCTCTCGACATCACCACCCCCCACTCCATCCCCTTTTCTGACCTCATCCACCCTTCCGTCGTCGCCATCCCCGAGCCATCCACTGGTGTCGTCAGAAAAACCTCAGAAACGCCCACACCGCTTGAAGCGTTCATCTCTGCAATGCTCGTCAGGGTCCGTAGTCTCCAAGCGAATTTCGGACTACCAGATGCGATGGAGATGCATGATCCTGTAGCTGTTTGGTACGCCCTTGCGCACGCTGGTGTTCCCCGTGGAGCCGGCCCTGTGGAAGGGTGGGCGCTGAACGGAAGGGAGTTTACGATTGAGCGGACGGGAGAGTATACGAGAGGGATGTGTGTGGTGGATCGACGTGGGACGGGGGAGGTAGGCGTGGACAGGAGCAAGGATGAGAGTATTCTTTCGCACGGGCTggagaaaatggagaagggaaataATGCATTgccagagaagaagaatggtgTGGTGAAGCCGCGGGGCCTGCCTCTTATCATCACGCGCACGCCAGGGACGGAGGCGTTGAGGAGTACGCTGCTTGGACGGGTGTTTGGGAAGCGGGAGTAA